A single genomic interval of Phocoena sinus isolate mPhoSin1 chromosome 15, mPhoSin1.pri, whole genome shotgun sequence harbors:
- the WFDC3 gene encoding WAP four-disulfide core domain protein 3 isoform X3, whose amino-acid sequence MGGGYPRARTPAASSADVDRKFGGECPADPLPCEELCDGDASCPQGHKCCSTGCGHACHGDIKGGQGGDCPKILAGLCIVSCMVDENCPAGEKCCKSGCGRFCVPPILPPQLALNPNRTIRSNFELESPVP is encoded by the exons ATGGGAGGGGGCTACCCAAGAGCACGTACTCCAGCAGCCAGCAGTGCTGATGTCGACCGCA AGTTTGGCGGTGAATGTCCTGCCGACCCCCTTCCGTGTGAAGAGCTGTGTGATGGGGACGCATCCTGTCCTCAGGGACATAAGTGCTGCAGCACCGGCTGTGGCCATGCCTGCCATGGAGACATTAAGGGAG GGCAGGGTGGTGACTGTCCAAAAATTTTGGCGGGCCTGTGCATTGTCAGCTGCATGGTGGATGAGAACTGCCCAGCTGGGGAAAAGTGCTGCAAGTCAGGCTGTGGCCGTTTCTGTGTCCCACCAATCCTGCCACCCCAGCTGGCCCTGAACCCCAACCGGACCATCAGGTCTAATTTTGAATTAG AGAGCCCGGTGCCCTAG